The uncultured Cohaesibacter sp. genome segment GCTATGCCTTCCATCAGGGCACGCAACACGTCCCCACGCTGGTGCCAGCCATGCAGCCCCAGAAAGCCGCCGGAACTACCCGGCCCATAGCGAGAGTCAAACAGGTAGGGATGGAAAAGTATGACATTGTTTGCCGCGCGCGCAGCCTCCAACTCCCCAGCAATCACCGCATGGAAAGCATCCCCGTAATGCTCTTTTTCCTGTTGGCGAAAATTGTCCAGAAACCAGTCATAATTGGCCGCAGAAGCGGGCGATATAACCATATTGCCACTCCCCTCGCCTCAACCCATTGCGGCAGAGCCAGCGTGGATCGATCTTGGGCTGTCTGGATACGGTCTCGTTGATGGAATAAGTACCGGCAACGATTGCCACCGTCCCTTCGCCATAGCCGCCGGAGCCAAGGGCGGACGCGGTGACATCATACAAGCCAGCCACGACGGGCGTTCCCTCGGCAAGGCCAGTCAAGGATGTGGCTTGGGCCGTTACATGACCAATGATCTGGTCGGGAAGTGCGATTTTAGGCAGTGCATCAGACTGGCTTTCCAGCCCGTAAAGACCAAGGATATCCAGGTCATAATCCTGACTTGAGGGATTGGTGAAAGAGATGCTGGCTTCGGTTAGATCGGTCCCAACCGTGCCGGTGAGGAAAAAGCGCAGTCAATCTCTACAG includes the following:
- a CDS encoding FGGY family carbohydrate kinase, encoding MRFFLTGTVGTDLTEASISFTNPSSQDYDLDILGLYGLESQSDALPKIALPDQIIGHVTAQATSLTGLAEGTPVVAGLYDVTASALGSGGYGEGTVAIVAGTYSINETVSRQPKIDPRWLCRNGLRRGEWQYGYIARFCGQL
- a CDS encoding FGGY-family carbohydrate kinase, whose translation is MVISPASAANYDWFLDNFRQQEKEHYGDAFHAVIAGELEAARAANNVILFHPYLFDSRYGPGSSGGFLGLHGWHQRGDVLRALMEGIAFNHRLHCDALRDGFAPAIARLTGGISRSPVYA